A window of Cellulomonas fimi contains these coding sequences:
- the glgX gene encoding glycogen debranching protein GlgX has product MLMWPGRPYPLGATYDGTGTNFALFSEVAERVELCLFDADGSETRVDLTEVDAFVWHGYLPAVGPGQRYGYRVHGPYDPARGLRCHPSKLLLDPYAKAIDGQVDNDPSLYTYRFDDPTATNDDDSAPHTMKSVVVNPYFDWGHDRPPQHQYHESVIYEAHVRGLTQQHPAVPEELRGTYSGLAHPAVIEHLSSLGVTAVELMPVHQFVNDPVLQDKGLSNYWGYNTIGFFAPHNEYSAYGGTGQQVQEFKAMVKALHEADIEVILDVVYNHTAEGNHLGPTLSFRGIDNANYYRLVDDDPAHYFDTTGTGNSLLMRSPNVLQLIMDSLRYWVTEMHVDGFRFDLAATLARQFHEVDRLSAFFDLVHQDPVISQVKLIAEPWDVGEGGYQVGGFPPLWSEWNGKYRDTVRDFWRSEPSTLGEFASRISGSSDLYEHTGRRPIASVNFVTAHDGFTLADLTSYNEKHNEANGEGNADGESHNRSWNCGAEGPTDDEHVLNLRDRQRRNFLATLLLSQGIPMILHGDELGRTQQGNNNVYCQDGPISWVDWDLDERQTNLLEFTRRVVRLRQDHPVFRRRRFFAGKPDEADPSDLKDIEWLAPNGEHMSPETWNSDLARAVMVFLNGDAIAEPDMRGEEIVDDSFLVLFNGEPEAETFVVPSHRYGDSWTVVFDTDSQVAPGASLDAGEDVALAHHSVVVLTRPPLQTKPSPSGIGVVADVAHEASRMRRQGAGGRAAGSDEPRRRSRKTPGA; this is encoded by the coding sequence ATGCTGATGTGGCCGGGACGCCCCTATCCCCTGGGCGCCACCTACGACGGGACCGGGACCAACTTCGCGCTGTTCTCCGAGGTCGCCGAACGGGTCGAGCTGTGCCTGTTCGACGCCGACGGTTCGGAGACGCGCGTCGACCTGACGGAGGTGGACGCGTTCGTCTGGCACGGCTACCTGCCCGCGGTCGGACCGGGCCAGCGGTACGGCTACCGCGTGCACGGGCCGTACGACCCGGCGCGCGGACTGCGCTGCCACCCGTCGAAGCTGCTGCTCGACCCGTACGCGAAGGCGATCGACGGGCAGGTCGACAACGACCCGTCGCTCTACACGTACCGGTTCGACGACCCGACGGCGACGAACGACGACGACTCCGCGCCGCACACGATGAAGTCCGTCGTGGTGAACCCGTACTTCGACTGGGGCCACGACCGCCCGCCGCAGCACCAGTACCACGAGTCCGTGATCTACGAGGCGCACGTGCGCGGCCTCACGCAGCAGCACCCCGCGGTGCCGGAGGAGCTGCGCGGCACGTACTCGGGCCTCGCGCACCCGGCGGTGATCGAGCACCTGTCGTCGCTCGGGGTGACGGCGGTCGAGCTCATGCCGGTGCACCAGTTCGTCAACGACCCGGTGCTGCAGGACAAGGGCCTGTCGAACTACTGGGGCTACAACACGATCGGGTTCTTCGCGCCGCACAACGAGTACTCGGCGTACGGCGGGACGGGTCAGCAGGTGCAGGAGTTCAAGGCCATGGTCAAGGCCCTGCACGAGGCCGACATCGAGGTCATCCTCGACGTCGTCTACAACCACACGGCCGAGGGCAACCACCTGGGCCCGACGCTGAGCTTCCGCGGCATCGACAACGCGAACTACTACCGGCTCGTCGACGACGACCCCGCGCACTACTTCGACACCACGGGCACGGGCAACTCGCTGCTCATGCGGTCGCCCAACGTGCTGCAGCTCATCATGGACTCGCTGCGCTACTGGGTGACCGAGATGCACGTGGACGGCTTCCGGTTCGACCTCGCGGCGACCCTGGCCCGGCAGTTCCACGAGGTCGACCGACTGTCGGCGTTCTTCGACCTGGTCCACCAGGACCCGGTGATCTCGCAGGTCAAGCTCATCGCCGAGCCGTGGGACGTCGGCGAGGGCGGCTACCAGGTCGGCGGGTTCCCCCCGCTGTGGTCGGAGTGGAACGGCAAGTACCGCGACACGGTGCGCGACTTCTGGCGCTCGGAGCCGTCGACGCTCGGCGAGTTCGCGAGCCGCATCTCGGGGTCGTCCGACCTCTACGAGCACACGGGCCGCCGGCCGATCGCGTCGGTCAACTTCGTGACCGCGCACGACGGCTTCACGCTGGCCGACCTGACGTCGTACAACGAGAAGCACAACGAGGCGAACGGCGAGGGCAACGCCGACGGCGAGAGCCACAACCGGTCGTGGAACTGCGGCGCCGAGGGCCCGACGGACGACGAGCACGTCCTCAACCTGCGCGACCGCCAGCGGCGCAACTTCCTCGCGACGCTCCTGCTGTCGCAGGGCATCCCGATGATCCTGCACGGCGACGAGCTGGGCCGGACGCAGCAGGGCAACAACAACGTGTACTGCCAGGACGGCCCGATCTCGTGGGTCGACTGGGACCTCGACGAGCGGCAGACGAACCTGCTGGAGTTCACGCGGCGCGTCGTGCGCCTGCGGCAGGACCACCCGGTGTTCCGCCGCCGCCGGTTCTTCGCGGGCAAGCCCGACGAGGCCGACCCGTCGGACCTCAAGGACATCGAGTGGCTCGCCCCAAACGGGGAGCACATGAGCCCGGAGACCTGGAACAGCGACCTCGCACGCGCGGTCATGGTGTTCCTCAACGGCGACGCGATCGCCGAGCCGGACATGCGCGGCGAGGAGATCGTCGACGACTCGTTCCTCGTGCTGTTCAACGGCGAGCCCGAGGCGGAGACGTTCGTCGTGCCGTCGCACCGGTACGGCGACTCGTGGACCGTCGTGTTCGACACGGACTCGCAGGTCGCACCGGGTGCGTCTCTCGACGCGGGCGAGGACGTCGCGCTCGCGCACCACTCGGTCGTCGTCCTGACGCGCCCGCCGCTGCAGACCAAGCCGTCCCCGTCGGGCATCGGCGTGGTCGCGGACGTGGCGCACGAGGCGTCCCGCATGCGCCGGCAGGGCGCGGGCGGTCGGGCCGCGGGCAGCGACGAGCCGCGCCGCCGCTCGCGGAAGACGCCGGGCGCGTGA